DNA sequence from the Leguminivora glycinivorella isolate SPB_JAAS2020 chromosome 13, LegGlyc_1.1, whole genome shotgun sequence genome:
gatcactgccgcctatggacacccgacacaccagaagtgttggaggtgtgttgccggtccggaaataccgcaggcgacaattcattccacagtttagctgtgcggggcaggaagtttcagCCATTGCATTTTATTAAGAATTTAGTTATAGTTAGGAGACTAGTTTCATAAAGAAATTAACATGAAGGATCTTCTTAAAATAAACGgacataataacctaaccacaaaattaaaattttgaaaaaagctccgaccgcgacatactacgagtagaccgattttcatgaaacatggctaataacactcccgacttactcagctttcagacaaaaaaaaactaaatccaaatcggttaatccgttcgggagctacgatgccacagacagacacacacacagacagaagacaaacagacagacagatagacagacagacaaacagacagacacgtcaaagttataacaccccgtcgtttttgcgtcgggggttaaaaacacattGTATAGAGCCCCATGCATTCCAGATTTCTTGTATTTCCAAACAGACTGCAACATCAatgtttaacccttaaatgcatgaatttttaaccgacttcaaaaaaggaggaggttctcaattcgactgaatttttttttttttttttgtatgtatgttactcaatatctccgaggatcgtagaccgattttcaaatttttttttttttatcgaaccggtataaccccgagatggtcccattggtaccaagtcagggtctgatgatggtatcctggagaaatcgagggaactcttcaaatgttataggcacatgtaatgtttttagtctatttttcaaaggtacaccagtatttttGTTCGGGCAACACCGACCAGGTCAAACGTCAAGTTAAAGCTGCATATTTCAATAAtgtgttttaattattaaaaatgtaaaatattaggAATTACAGTGATAAATGGATGTACCACATCCTAATTAAAGTGTGAAAGTGTTATCATAAGTTTTCATGCAGCCTGTGAAGCCAAATATTGACGACAAAAGTACGACAACTGTCAACGGAGTAACGTTCAAGATTTAAAATTACACCGTATTTAGTGGTGTTTTTTTGGAAGATATTTACAGATGAGTATTgcttacttaatatttaagtGTAGTTTTACAGTGTATTTGTATTGAACTAGTAACTGTTAtaggttatttttgtgttttatgtTTCTAAACACTTGATctacataatagtattttaacttcccatatttatattttctttgttAAACCAACTCAAACTAATAAAACCTTACTCACTGGTATCCCGTGTAACTTGCAACAAAGTGAATTACAAAGTTTGTTATATGAAATCTTGTTATTATCAAGGCAGTGATTCCATATTCTTGTTATCTTAGTTACAATATATTCTGTCAAAGccctaattaatatattttaacaatacattTAGGCTTAAATATCTCACATGATGAATAATGTTACAGAACAAACTACTAAGATGACAACACGTCGGGATGTGATAATGGCTAGAATGAAGCAACTACAGGAAGAACTTAAATTAGCTAATGAGTTCAACAAAAAGCTCCTTCAGGAACAGGAGGAGAGTGAGCAGGAGATTGAGCGTGTTGTAAGAACATACACAAGCCTCAAAAATCAGCTAGCCAATCAAGATGTCGAGTATGAAGACCTGCAAGGACAACGAGATGAACTCCAGGCAGTTGTAGAAAGGTTCCAGCATTGCCAAGAGATACATGAGCAGGCATTACAACGCATCCGGGACCTCGAGCAGCAACTGCAGGAGTCGGATTCAAAACGGTATTGCAAGTATTGCTCCGGGAACTCCGCTCCGGCTGAAaacaatttaagtatatttgctGAATTTAATAGCTTCGATTTAGATGTGGTTCATGACAGTGCACCGTGCTCCCCAATGAAGGACCATGTAGATTTAAAGGAGTCTGTGCACTTAGAGGGCGGCAGTGATCCCAGAGTGACATTGAAggggtcaaataaaattaaaaaatacttaaagttAAGCAAATTTATAAAGAAATCAAAGCTTTTAGTTAAACGACAAAATTCTATGTTTAAGACAATACAGTCCAGATGTAACAGTGTCGCCTTAAGCGATGAACTTCTAAATTGTCAACACCGACTCGACCTGACAGCACAGGAGTTGAACAGTCGCTCCGATGAATTGTACAAATTAGAATCAAAACTGAAAGACCTGAATAATAGATATGAATTGACAAGTAAAGCATTACAcgagtacatatattttatgaataatgTTCTAGATCCATCGAGCGGGTACCCGGTGTGCATGGACTCGCCTGCGCCTGCTCGGCGGCGCCCCGCCGCGCCGCACTCGCCGGCGCTCCGTGCCGCGCTGGCGGCGCCGGGGTCGCCCGCGCTGCGTGCCTTGTTCGCGCCGCGCCCGagccccgcgcccgcgcccgcgcccgcgcccgcgccctctCCGCGCCGCGAGCCCGagcccgccgcccgccgccctGTCCCGCCGAGCCCCGCCGTCGCCGCGCCGGCTCCGTCGCCGCCGAGCCTCCTGCGGCTGGCTCTCGAGCGGCTGACCGTCGAGCCTGAGCCGCGGTCGCCGGCCCCGACACCGTCGAGCCTCCTGCGGCTGGCTCTGGAGCGGCTGACCGTCGAGCCTGAGCCTCGGCCGCCGGCCCCGTCGCCGGCGCGCGCGTCGAGCGCGGCGCCCGCCCCGGCGCCCGGCGCTCCGCGCGCTCGGAGCCGGGACCCTCCGCGGTCGACGGTCATCTATTCTGACGCAATCGGGGCCGGCCTCGGCGTGCTGCTGGGTGAATGTCTCCGGCAAAGTGTAACAAATGTGTGTTTGCGTGGTGCCTCCGTCGAATCGGTCGTGCGCCGCCTGGCGAGGGACAAGTTTGACAGTGGCACCACTCTGATTATACACCTCGGCGATAGTGTGGGTGTGAAGAGATCTCACGTGGGATCCCTCATACGCACGCTGTCCGACATTGAGCGACAtggaatttataaaattattttatgctcTTTTCCGTATTCCGACTCTGTTTCCCATGAGCACAACGTTAGAGTGTCGGAGTTAAATTCCATGTTGTACAATGCGACTTGTTACGAAAGCGCTTACCATTTTATTGATCTGAACATTATgtataaaagaaataattaccGTTTTAGACTAAGAGATAATAATTTGAATGTACCACGGAATTGTAAAGTGACGACAGCAAAATTACTAGCTTACAACGTAGAACCGGGGTTTTTTGACATTTCGGCCAGTGGCAACGGTGCCGGCCGCGCGGCGAGCGCCGGCGCGTGCGCAGCCTCCCCGCGGGCCGCCCACAGCATTTAAACTGACGGCTGAGACAGCGGAGAGGCCCCGTGAGCTTAGGTTAGTTCACCAAAACCTACAGGGCTTCTCCAGCAAAGAGTTAGAGGTGGTTCTTTTCTTAgaattacaatatattgatgTCATGTGCGTTACGGAGCACtggctcaaagaatatgaaTTATTAGTATTTAATATCTGTAATTATGACATAATTAGCTCGTTCAGTAGAAAGTCCGCCATTCACGGGGGATCATTGattatagtaaaaaataaatttaaatgtaaagaaagaaatGACATAGTTAAACTTTCTACTGAGCGAACTATAGAAATATCATGTATAGAATTGGAGGATCACATTATAATGTGCGTCTACAGACCACCTTCGGCGGATTTTAGCGTTTTTGAGTCTGTGATGGAAGATGCGTTGAGACGAGTGTTTGTTAGCAGTAAGAAGATAATAATTTGTGGGGACTTTAATGTTAATATACTAGATCCCACGCATGGACACACAGTTAGATTCTTAAATCTTTTTCAGTCTTTTGACTTGTTTCCGCTTTTCCACGAGCCCACAAGAATTACAGCCAGTACGGCGACTTGTTTGGATAATATATTCTGTAATTGTGAAGTTGAAAAGAAAGATGTCTTTAGTTGTTTCAGCTCTGATCACTGTGGTCAGAAAGCTTATttccaagtcaacattgtaaaaCAACAGCAAGCGATTACGTATAGGCCTATCACTGCTAGCCGAATGGATAAGTTTAGAGAATCTATTATATCGCAGGTACCTACTTTGACAGGTATAAGCAAGCAAGATCCTGATACATTATACGGGGAACTGTCGAGTGTCATCCACGACGTCCACAagaatatttttaagacgaaGACTGTACAGCAAGGCcaattgaagtcaaagtttagtGACTGGGCCACCGTCGGTATCCACAGAAGCAGGAAGAGATTGTATGACCTGTATGAAATGAGGAATTTTAACCATGATGAAAATTTTACTGAATATGTAAGGAGGTATTCAAAAGTGTTTAAGAAAGTTTGCGCCGCGGCTAAGTCTGCATTCTTAAGCAAGAAGGTCAGGTCGgcagacaataaaataaaagctacCTGGAATATGATAAACGCTGAAACCGGGAAGACGAAACCCCGTGATGGCCATTACACACTAAAAGTTCAAGACCAAGTATTGTCTGCAGACGACGATGTTGCTGGCGCCTTTCAACACTTTTTCACCAACATAGCCACTGATACTACACGGAATTTAAACTCCTCTGTAGTTAAGGCAGGTCTCTACTTGGACAATTACAATGTTAAGAAATGCAGCATGGaattatatttccaatttaCTGACCCCGAAGAGATTATTAAAACTTTCAAGTccttaaaagttaaaaacagtGAGGACATTTGGGGGATATCTGTGAAAGTCGTGTATTCAATTATTGACGTCGTGGCACCTTATCTAGCCGATGTGTTTAACGCTTGTGTTAGGGAATGTGTGTTTCCCAATCTGATGAAGTATAGTAAGGTTATTCCTCTGTTTAAATCAGGCAGCAAGGATGACCTTGGAAATTTTAGACCAATTTCCATACTTCCCGTTCTCagcaaagtgtttgagaaaattatattgaaccagTTGCTTCGACATTTTAACACGAATGGATTACTTCAGCATcagcaatttggttttacacgagGTCGTTCGACGACAGATGCTGCCTCTGTGCTAATCAAGCACATATACGATGCCTGGGAACTCTCGTTAGATGCTATCGGTATTTTCTGCGATCTCTCCAAAGCTTTCGATTGTGTGGAGCACGACACACTACTACACAAGCTGAAGCACTACGGTCTATCCTCTAAAGCTTTACAGCTTGTTGAATCTTACTTAAACGAAAGAACCCAGAAAGTGGTTGTAAATGGTACTGAATCTAACGGTACAACTGTAAAGCTTGGAGTACCACAGGGTTCTATTCTGGGACCTTTTCTTTTCCTtgtgtatataaatgatttgccatgtcttgtaaagaacaaatgtgagatagtcttatttgctgatgatacttcACTAATTTTCAAAGTTGATAGGCAACTGAGTGACTATAGCCATGTGAATGAAACTTTGAAGGAGGTACTAGAATAGTTTACAGCAAATAACTTGCTCCTTAATGCCAAGAAGACGAAATGTGTTAAATTCTCTTTACCCAATGTAAGGAAGACAGATACTACCATCACGCTGAATGGCGAAAACCTGGACCTTGTCGAGAATACGCTCTTTCTTGGTCTTACTTTAGATTGCAATCTGCAATGGGGTCCTCATATATCTGCCCTAGCAAAAAGGTTGAGCTCTGCCGCGTATGCCGTAAGGAGAATTAGGCAATTAACTGATgtggagacagctcgcctagtttatttcagttactttcatagtgttatgtcttacggcatattggcctggggaaaagcagcagatattcaaaccatcttcgttctccagaaacgggcaatacgatctatctacaacatggcgtcacgtgactcactgaaggaacgctttaaggagatagacatccttacagtagcttcacaatacatactagatgtgataatgtatactcataagaatatagagtcctttaagaaactgtcagatattcatagttataatacacggaacaaacataagctagcggtttccaagtttcgtctacagaaagtgaagaaatcgttcctgggaaactgtgtaacattttataataaggtacccttagaggcatgggatctgccctttacttcattcaagaagtacataaaaagtgcacttctcaaaaaggggtactacaaaattgatgattacctgggagatactacaccatggccgactatccaggctcaaaatctgtcatagttttgctagcagtg
Encoded proteins:
- the LOC125232669 gene encoding translation initiation factor IF-2-like is translated as MARMKQLQEELKLANEFNKKLLQEQEESEQEIERVVRTYTSLKNQLANQDVEYEDLQGQRDELQAVVERFQHCQEIHEQALQRIRDLEQQLQESDSKRYCKYCSGNSAPAENNLNPSSGYPVCMDSPAPARRRPAAPHSPALRAALAAPGSPALRALFAPRPSPAPAPAPAPAPSPRREPEPAARRPVPPSPAVAAPAPSPPSLLRLALERLTVEPEPRSPAPTPSSLLRLALERLTVEPEPRPPAPSPARASSAAPAPAPGAPRARSRDPPRSTVIYSDAIGAGLGVLLGECLRQSVTNVCLRGASVESVVRRLARDKFDSGTTLIIHLGDSVGVKRSHVGSLIRTLSDIERHGIYKIILCSFPYSDSVSHEHNVRVSELNSMLYNATCYESAYHFIDLNIMYKRNNYRFRLRDNNLNVPRNCKVTTAKLLAYNVEPGFFDISASGNGAGRAASAGACAASPRAAHSI